The region AAGGTTAAACTACGACGAGTTGCTggaaaaattaacaatatatcagtgtaaaatagaagaagaaaagttaaaatcATACGTAGAAAAGGATTTAAATGAAGAAAGTGGAGAAAGCGGACGAGAAGAGAAGGtaataaaagaaaaggaagaatcACGAGGCGATTTGGAAAAGGAATTTGAACAAATGAAGCTAAGTGAGGATCATGAGGAAGGTGTTGAGTGTGTAGGCAAAGAAGCCGAGGATGGACGAGAAGATAAGAACGATAAAAGGTGTAATGGAGCAGGTGATGGTCATACGGGCGATGATAAGAAGACAGAAGACGAACGAAAGGTCGATGAAAAGAAGGCTGATGAAGCGAATCTTGAGGGAAAGAGAGAAGATGATGACTTTGATGATGATACGGCGACGATGGCCATGGATTTCCTGGATAGATACGCTACACAGCTGACGGAATACGGAATAAAGGTGCTGAAGCACGAGATACCTGAAAAGAAACTGGTGGCCTTGTACAGAAATAACCACTTCCTGGTGGTGACAATGCACAACGGGAGGATATTCGCACTGGTAACAGACTCGGCGTTCTACGACCACCAGTGTGTCTGGGAATCGCTGGAAAACTCAGAGTACTTCGACGAAAACTTCAACCACTACGTGCCAAAGGAGACCGAGGTGAAGAAGCAGTCGCTGCTGGCAAAGTGGAAGAGAGCGTTCAAGAGGAAACCGAGAAGATGAACTCTGAGCGGAGGCTAAGTAAAAAGCGCAGAAGGTAAACTTATAATTTGGTACGTAAAATTCTGTGTTCATATTAGTAAATCTGCGGAGACAGCAGGAAATAATacagaaaaaaaataagtgtaCTTAAAGAAAGTAGGGGAGGTGATGGTGtatagtaaatatttttaattgagAGGCAGTGTACCAAGTTAGTggatgtaaaaatatataaagtGCGGAGATGTGATGTCGCAATTTCGGGAAACGTTCACGAGGGGCAGTAAGAAGGACTCAGTCCTCTCTTACGACGACTTTGCATCGAGGATCTTCACAAGCGGCTTTATGCTCTGCTTCCTCCTCCCGATAACGATTTACCTGTTCAAAAAGTGGTTTTTTGGCATGAGGGCCAGGATTCCACAAAAGTACCGCCTGTCGGATGTACATATAGAGAGTAAAAAGCAGCCATGTGCTCACTGCGGATGTTCCATCTGcaagaagaggaggaaggagGAAGACCTCAACAAACTTAAGTTTAAAGACCACCTCAAGCTTTCGAGGATGCTTCAAGTGTTAGTGCTGGCATTTTTCTGGTGGATGGTGATATACTTGATAGCAGGTACGTTAAGCGCCGAATTGGGACGAAAACTTAAATAAGGTAGATATGTGTGTGAAGAAGAGCTTGTACGAGAGCTTGCGGCCTTACGAATGTGTAGGAATAAACCCCGATGACAACATTAAAAAGTTTGACCCTTTTGAGTTGCTGGGTCTGTCGACGGACGCGACCAAGAAGGACATACAGAAGGCGTACCGCCACCTGTCCCTGAAGTATCACCCGGATAGGAATCCAAACGATCCGGAAATGTCGGCACACTTCGTGCTAATAACGAAGGCCTACAGGACGCTGACAAACGATGTAAGTGCCTAGTTCCATAGATAGTACGAATGAGATGGTGAGTGAAGCTAACAATTTGTGTAGATTTCTCGTATGAACTACGCGAAGTATGGAAATCCCGATGGGCCGGGAATGATGAAGATAGGCATAGGTCTTCCAAGGTAAGCTGTAGGAACACATGGTTTAGCCAGCCACGAAAATGGTTATCTATACCGTTATTTGCTATGTAGAGAAATATGCATTAAGGCACTTATGGAAAATTGTGTTTTAGGTTCCTTATTGATGAAAACAATCAAATTGTTATATTGTCATTATTTTTCCTAATATTGTTGATAGTTGTTCCCTCTTTATTCTTATGGTATTATCGCACACAAAAAAACTTTACAAGTGAGTTTCAAAAAGTGACTGCCATAGTTGGCGACCGACTGGCAGCTAGGATGTAGAACATATCTATTCCTTGGTTATATAACACGACGATGCCTATGGTTTAGTAAATGCCCATAGTTATCATATACTAACATAATAGATActgaatattaaattttaaatagcACTCATGGTTTATAATTAGCAACCGGAGTTCGAGTTGAGACTTTGCAGCTCATATATTACTCGATCAACGAGAACACGCGTTACAAGTCGTTCCCAGAGGTGTACTCGTGTTCCACGGAGCTTCTGGAAGTGCCGTACCACTCAAGTCAGGAAGCGGAGCTGAGGAAGTACGTGTACGTGGCAGGAGACTACAAGAGAAAAAACGTCTCAGCGGAGACGTTCAGGAACTTTATACTACTGATATGCCACCTTAACAGAGTGGATGACCTGAGTCCGCAGCTGACGAAGGCACTGAAGGAGATACTGAAGTACAGCATGGTGGTGACACAGTGTATGTTGGACGTGGCAGTGGTGAAGGGATGGTTGCTGACCTTCAGGTCAGCGCTGGACTTCAGAAGAGGGATTCTGCACGGACTCAGCGGAAGGAACCTGTCGCTGCTGCAAGTGCCGCACTTCACAGAGGAGGAAGTTAACCACGTGACGAGAGGCAAAAATAGCCTGAAGCAGGTGGAGCAATACGTGAAAAGCGAGGAGAAGAGAGGACTGAATAACATGACGAGTGCACAGAGAGCGGACGTGGAGGAGTTCTGCAAGTACTTCCCGGACGTGACGCTCGAGGTAGACGTGTACGTGGAGGACGAGGATGACATATACCAGGGGGACCTGATGACAGTGGAGATAAGGCTGACCAGAAACAACGTGAAGCCTGGTCACCTGGTGGGGCCGATACACGCGCCGCAGTTCCCGTACGTGAAGTACGAGCAGTACTACTTCCTGCTGACGTTCCCGCCAGCAATGAACAACATCACGAAGGACGCCTCGGGGAACTACGTGCAGACGAAGGACCACAAGGGGGCGGACCACAAAGGTACAATTTGGCAACAAGCAGATTAGAATATTTGATTGATTAGTTACTTTGTTAAATAGACTGGTTAGTAGTGCGTACTGTGCATTTAGTTGAATTAAGGATAGATAGCTGCAACGTCTACAGATAATTAGTAGTGTGGATGTGTAACCTAATGGCAAATGTTGATTGATTGTGTTATAGATTCCGAAAAGGAGGAgagagaaggaaaagatTGGGAAAATAACATTTTCTTGAACTTTAGCACAACGTCAAGCAGGGAACACCAGATAGTGGAGAAGATGCAACTAGTGGCAGAGAAAAGCGGAATTAACACGCTGTGCGTAACAGCAGTGAACGACTCGTACTTCGGAGCAGAAGTGTcagtgctgaagaagtacaACGTGCTGCCGTTGAACGTGGAAAAGGTGTCGGAAGGACTGAAGATACACCCAGAGGACCTGAAGTTGGACGAAGATCAGAACCCTATCACAAAAATGCTGGGAGAGTTGCTGACGGCGGAATCATCagatgaagaggaagtgGAGGTGCTAGAATAATCTTGTATCAGTAGAGGATACACGGTTAATTGTATGTTGTCTATGAGTGcgtaaatgtgttaatgtGCGTAATaataagtgtgtaaatatgtgttaaagtGAAATTGTGCTAATGTGATAGTGTAACTGCCAAAATATAGACAGATGTATGGATGTAACGGTGTACGGTAATGGCTAGCTGTAGTCATTACACAAAAAAACAGatatgaataataaataagtgatataaatatggatttatatgtgtttacaGGAAGTGTgcataataaaaaaaatacgTGGCAAAAGTTGAATCTGGCAGAGTAGATTCAATGCTCTGTGCAAAGTACACATTGATgaattaaatgtaaaaagtgaattaaaatatataaaaatgaatacatATAAAGAAATAATGAACGATAGTAAACTCACTATcaaggataaaataatagaaaaaatccaaaaaaaaaatatggaacTTTTATATAGTGAAAGAACAGTGAAGTGTGACCACTGTGAAATAGAAGAAGTgctggaaaaaaatagaatacTGGAAAGCAAATACAATGAAACGTTCGACTCGCTGAATAAAGTGAGAGCAATAGTACTGGAAGTGTCGGAACAGTTGCTGGAAAAGGAGTTCAGAATAACACATCTGGAAAAGAACCTACACGATTCAGAGAAGAAGGTGAGCCAATATGAAGAAAAGGTTAATGAGATGAGCGAAAGAATGTGTCAGCTGAAGACGGAGTTGAAGGAAGAAAATGGGATTTTGGAGAACCAAATAAGAAGAATGACGGAAATAATAAGAGACAAGGACGCGAAGATACTCGCAATGAACAAGGACAACTCGAGAGCGGGACTGGAGATGAAGGagatgaaaaaaaagaacACGGAGCTCATGGCGCAGCTGGAAACGACGTGCGATAACCTGAACACGATAGTGAGGGAGACGAACGAGAGGGAGAAGATGCTGAACAACCTGGAAAACGAGTTGAAGAACAAGCAGATTGAGCGCCAGAAACTGTACCTTAACGAGATCAACAGGAACAAGAGAATGTTCATCAACATAAAGGCGAAGGAGAACATGATGGGTCAGATCATCCACGACAAGAACACGAAGATAAGTGACATGAGTAAGGAGATAAGGGTTTTGCACGACAAGCTGGAGAGGATATCCACTGCGTTCAGCGAAATAGCGCTAAACGGCTACGAGGACAGCAAACACGTGCTCGCGATATCGAACTCTACGAAGAGCAAGGTCGAGTGCACGGTCTCGACGCCCTGCGACATGAAGATGTTAAACGGAACTGCAAAGATAACGATTTAGGCCTCAGAAGAGTGAGCGAGCACGCACTACTCTGTTAAGGTTATACTTAAAGCACATACGTGGTATATTGTGAATACATACAAGTATGCTGTGTGTACTTAAACATAGTGTATAATCATACAAGTATGCTGTGTGTATTGTATGTACATACGACTACATTGTATGTACATAAAGTGCCATGTAGGTAAGACTATATTGTGTATACGTACACTTGATATATACGTACTACCatagtgtatatacatacacatgctaaatatgtatatggTACACAGTATACAAGTATAGTGcaaaaaacacacataaatcACATAGGAACACATAACACATTAGTTGAAAGATGGTGTGTTTGAATCCTGCACGCACCGCCACTCGTTCAAGAACCGCTTTATGTTCTTGGGCTTGTACTTCTTGGGCCGGTACTCCATGCCCTGCCAGATGTACCTGCCGCCGAAGCCCCTTCTCTTCCTAGTGACGCCGCCCTTAGGCTTAGTGCTGACTGGAAAGGAGCCCAGAAGCCTGGGACCCATCACGTTCTCGACCTCAGACCTTGCGCTAAGTAAAGATTCGTCATTAGGGTCAAAGAGTGTGAACAGGGACCCTAGCAGGTCCCTTGAACCACAGCCGCTGAACTCATGTGGTGTCACAAAGTCGCGTTGTAGGTTTCTAACGTTTGCTTTATACGCCTCCAGAGCGTATTTTAGCGATTCGTTCACGTTTTTATCCAGAAAATGCTTCACGGATATCAGCTTTAGAATCCTTACCCTCATAAGATGACAGGTCCTCAGTTCTCcaatgtttaaaaacttGACACTGTCACCGTTGGTACAAATCATCCCATCCTCACGGTTGGGGTCAGAAGTATTAGGTAAATACTTGTTTGCTAGTCCATCGAGTTCTTTTAAATAGTCTTTTGAAGTCTCTTGTGTATACTCGCCGGATAACCTGCGTATTTCAAGggtgtttaaaattgtatcTAATTTTTCTAAATCGCGTAGCAAATCCCGTAAATTAACACGTTTGTCGTCTTGGCATATGATTGTCGCTTCGGAAACCGATTTGAACAAAGCTGGGTCAGATTCAGTCTCCCTTGCCATGTTGGTCTTGACGAAGGAGAGATTCGCCCTCAGATTTTTTAAGTTACCATCCTTGACCAGTTCACGCATATTACTAGAGTATTCACTCTCAGACTGGTTAGAAAATGACCTTAGCTTATCGCACAGCTTCAAAAGTGAGTCGTGACTTCCATTGCTTAAGACCTCGCCCAGCTTCTTCCCATTTAGAAGACCCAGAACCACTGGAACTGTGGTCACTTCCAGTTTATCGATTACACTACAGGGCACATTAGAAACATCAGATAAATAACAGTCTATTCCTAAATTTTTGACGGAATTGGCAAAGTTCTTACTTTCTGAAAAAACGTTTAAGAATAATGGACTTTCATGGCCCCgattagaaaataaatataaaaatatgggccgatttgtgtttaaaactGACAGGCTTGGAAGTTTAAGCCAGTTTGTTCTAAATTTAGATAAGAACAACATATTattgaaatgtgtaggcaCAGCTATGAAGCAAAATTTTCCAGGAACAAACAGGAAATAAGTACAGTGTGTAATctgaaatttaaaacaacaaattGATGAATTATTTGAAAAACAACTATAGTACAAATTGTAGCGAATTTCTATAAAATCATGAACGAAGTGGTGGCGATTGTGATTCCTAAATCATAAACAGcaaaaaaaatgaagaatagttaaaaaacattaattaaGACCAGATTGATTATagaaattataaatattactaaatTTCACCTTAACGTGCTAGTGTTTAGGTTACTTGATGTAGTACAGAGGCACTGAATTGGCTATGGggaaataaactaaaaagaTCCATATTTTAGCAaatgtttatgttaatttttttataaatgtatagtATTGTGGGTGTTTCTTAGCTTTCGGACCGGTTTGTCCAGTATAACGTAAGTTTTATGCCAACTTAAGCACAATGTCAGTTATATTCTAATCTGTACCATAATGAAGGGAGATTTCTACAGCTCGCTGCCCATGTTTATAATCGGGTTCATGGCGCTCGCAATCAGCTTCTTTATCGCTATGTTCACCCTTCTTCAACACCTTCTTCACTACACCGCCCACAGACTTCAGCGTTACACAGTGCGAATCCTAATATTTTTGCCCATATACGGAGGTAAGCGCGCCCTATGacctttatttttagttctGACGTACACGTTGCTGATTTTTCCGAGGCTGTTTGACCTGTTGTCCATGCTCCGGAACGCCTGGGAAGGGTTTCTCATCCACTCGTTCCTGTTTCTAATGCTCGAGTACTGCGGGGGCGAGAGCGCGTGCGGGGAGGCCATATCGAAGCACCCCTCGATCATTCAGCATTTGTGGCCGCTGAGGCTGATAAGCGTCTTCGGCCTGAACGAGGACATTCCGCTCAACGTCGGCTTCGTGAAGCGCTCGAAGATGTGTACGATCCAGTACGCAATCATGCGTCTGATCTTCTCGATGCTGCTCATCGGAGTGCACATATCGGGGTACAAGTGGTCGGGCTTCTTCTCAATATCGTCCACAGTCATTCTGAGCGTGAGCCTGTACGTGGCGCTCTACTCGCTCGGCCTGTTCTATCTGGCTATCAGGGACCACCCCGCCCTCTCCAGGGCCCACTCGCTCACAAAGTTCTTCTCCCTGAAGCTGTGCTTTGCCCTCTCCTTCTACCAGGGCCTCATCCTCGACCTGTTCCTGCTCGGCCTCACCGACAGATCGATCCGCATAAAGTCGTTCGTGCTCCTTCTGGAGACCGTCGCCTTTGCGCTGGTGCAGCACCGAGCTTATCGTATTACTGAGTTTTACCCGATCACCTACTCCAAAGAGTCCGGCAGGATGACCCGGCTGGAGAAGTTCAATCGCTACTTGTCCTTCTGCCTCGACGACCTGAAGGCGATGAAGACCACGCAGGGCATGAGCACCATCATCACCAACGCCGGCAACGCCCTCAACCTCTCCGACTTCTTCAAGGACACCTACTACAACATTAGTGAGAAGTACAAGGAGCACTCGATCTTCGTGTCCGAGAACATCGTCAACTCCGACATAGTGGTGGACGGGGCTCCCGGCGGCGACCTCGAGATGAATCACATGGACAGTTCTCTTAGCACGAGCGCCACCCCTGTCGCCTCCGAATCAGCCAAAAAGGCAGGCAGTGAAGAAAATTTCGCTGATTTCAAGAAGGTCAACGACTCAATCAACAACGATCAACGCTGCAACGAGATTTCAAAGCTACAGTTCATCTAGTCTAAATTCACTCAATGCTAATCATCATTCTCCTACACATTGcctatttacacaaattagTGCATCTTGACCCTTAACTGTTATCACATTAACTCATACCTGTTGGCATCTTAACTCATATTTGTTAGCATCTTAACTCATGCCTGTTAGCATCTTAACTCATGCCTGTTAGCATCTTAGCTCATACCAGCTTACATTTCAACAAAAAGCTGTTTACAGAAAGTGCCCCCTGTAATCGTACCTGTGTGtgaaaacataaatgtattACTCAAATTAGTTGATGTACACATGTAGTAAAGGAGTTCACAAAATTTAGGCTTATTAAAGGCACTTGAGTTGAGGGCTTTGGATCTCGAGGTCTTCCAGCACCTGCTTGTACTTCTTAATGTTCCTGTTCAGCACATCTTGCAGTGGCCCGAGTAGGTTAATGACGCTCTCCCTGTCCAACTCCACTAGTTCGCAGTACCCCTAACAATGTGTTAGCCTACCACTACACTCATACCTTCGCTTTAACTGTGGAAGCCCTCTCAGTTTTTAATATGAAACCGATTTCACCAAAGTAGTCACCTACAATCAAATGAGTTACTGTTAGCGTGAGTAGTTATCCAATTTGCACGTTACTGAGAACATGTGTGACTTAATGGTACCTGGTTTATATGACTTTACTAGCTTATTTTCACAGAACGACTCTGCGCAGCCCTGCAGCAGCATGAAGAGACTCGAGCCCATTTCTCCCTGCTTTATGATAACTTCGTCGTTGAACGTCCTTTCGACTAGTGCGTCAGCCAGCCTGCACCTGTCGTAGGGGCAGACCTTCTTAAATATGTCCAGCTTTGAGAGCATTGAGTCGTACTTCTCCCTCTTCTTGATTACTGCTGACTTGACGACGTAGTTGAACGTGGTTCTGTCGAGAGTCCACAGTCTCATCTCAGTTTTTGCGGTGACAGTTGCTGCACGCGGCGCGTTGTACCTACGAACATTTGTTTTTCGTCAATTGAATAACGTTAGGCAATTTATGATATTATTCTACTAAATATTAGTCCACTAAATAGTATTaggtaaataattaacttATTAGCAGCTGGTTAAGTGCctaatataatacattagAGCCAGTTCACCGAAGTAATCACCATCTTTCAGCGTAGTTAAAAACTCATTGCCAGACAAtttctgtaaattattaatggGTCAAAGGGCATCTGCAACAAATATCTACGGTATAAATTccatataaatacaaatgtgCAATGGACATACAGAGCTGCGCGTCACGTCTGCGGTGCCTGACTCTATTAGATACAACTTATCTCCGTCGTCGCCCTGCTTAACCAAGACGTCTCCCGCGCTGAAatgttgttatttacaGGTAAATTCTAACTTTGCAGTTTTGAAATCAAACGCCTTTACCAGCAAATCTAGACCACCAGAAGATACGGCctaaaagttaaaataatcagTTAACACATCCACGAAATAGCGAAAAAAGTAACtgtttgttatttatgtgtaatatataaaatgttgTATATGAATATGAGATACTGAGAAGAGAAAACACTTCTTCACCATTTCCATAATCTTGGCCTGTTCTTGGGGCGTTTTTTCATAATTCTGTAAAAGGTTGTAATTTAAACTGTCGTGAACTTACCGGGATTACTACTTTCtgtgtattattgttatctCCAAATACTTCTGCAGATACAGATATTCTATTACGAGAACGCGCAAGTTTCATTGcctaaattaataatttaatagaGAAGATAGGGAAATAACTAAAAAGTCATAATACCTCGTCAAATTCAAATTCGTTTTCAGGAGCCATAGCGATCGAAGTACAAATGATATATTAAaggtaaatgtgtacagttaaaaaatataataaaataaagagagttatttgaatattttttataatttattttgaaaaatgaatataggataaaaataaaaattacttaATGATATTTATGAATAATTCACTTAGAGGGCTTTATATACCCACAAGATGAAATTTGAAATCatttatagatttaaataaagGTTCATGTTCCTTTAGTGTTCTTTTTAAGTTTGTATGATATGATTTTTGGGGTTGTTGGTTGTTTTAAAGTGACAGGtcttgtaaatttaatataatacacgATTAAATATAGTTTATACTATAAACACagtttattaatatttgaactAAACGTattgtgaataaaatgttttataGTCGACcttttaaacatttttatttttatcatggCCTATTTCAAAAGGATCATTATATACCGTGGTTCTGcagttaaattttatgGATTCCAGAAGGATCTGAGCACTTAAATGTCAAATTTGTGCATAATATTGAATTGTGTAAGTGCCTGACATTTTAGTGTTATAATGTGTACAGGAACCAGTTGAGGTTCGTATACCTACGTCAACCCCCATCGATATTTGGTTTATCCACAGAaatcatacacattatattcAATTTTACACTATAAAAGTTGTATAGTagattattttttcattttcagtGTATTATATGATTATTTATCGTTTTTTGTGAATTTGCAGTATCCCTCAGCCATACATAGCCGAAAACAATGTATTCGCTTTTCCACAAGCTTTTGATCAAAAGCGAAGGCACACTGGCCAATAGGCCTCTGTTGGAGTATTATACACTCCTATccaattattattcatttcTGAGAAGCACCTTGGGATCTGTCAATTACTTGGTACGTTGAACGAATTTACAATATACGTAGGTAAACAATGGCGCAGTTTACGACTCCGTTGACCTGGGAGGTAACAATTTAAGATCAAATCACTGTGTAGATCGAGTGCCAACACTGAATGTAGTAAGAGAAATAGAAGATTTGTTGAAGTATCACGGCTTTTTGAACGCAGAAGATGACGAAACGTACGATAATAGGAACAACACTGACGAATTTACATTTGACTtcacaaaaaatatgaaagaTTATGATATGTTGGAAAGGGGATTAAGCTCATGCGACGGTGATACCACGTAAGTTAGAGGACCTAATATGAAAAGTAGGCTGATTACCGACGAAAACTTCAGTGACATCTCTTTGACTGAATTGGACGAGTTCATAACCTTCATGGAAAACTGCAACCTAGAACAGTAGAATGGCTACTTAATCTTctcaattatattttaaagcaTAATATAGCATCCAATTACGTTACACACTTAGCGCACCTAACTATATTcgtaataatttataagcGGGTGTTGAACGTTGATTTTGAGTATCATTGGCATTTATAAATGATCACTGATGAAATGAACAAGGCATATTAAGCAATTAAAGGAGCATCTGAAAGATCCACAGTCTGGCATATCTTACACGTGAGAGGGTTGTGGTCGCTTGAGAGTCCCAATCCGCACTGAGTCACAAAAAATTGAGCAAGTTCATCAGTTTTCTTCATGTCAAAGGGCGTGAATGATCTCATTTCCACTGTGTTATCTATTACAGAATCCGAGTCGTTGGTTGATGCAAAACTAGGAAGGCTCGTAACCATTGAACTTTGCTTGCTTGGGTTGGAAActaaaatgaaaattagGTTAGGTAATATGGTTGTCATAATTAAATTGGTTTATAGCATTATATCTGGAGTAAATATCTATGTGAGCTATTTctagaattaaaataagcTATATTTATGACTAAAAGTTACATTCATGGAATGATCCCCTGTTTGACGGCCTGCTGGATCCACGACTTGAAACGGTATTCATGGAGCCGAATGGCTTGTTTAGCCCTGAGGTCTGGTTTAAAAACCCACCATTCTTGTCCTTGAATGACAGTTGAGAGCCGGTGCGCATGGACATTGAGTCGTGAAACGAGCCTGCGGTCGCAGGGGCGGAGTCAGAATGTTTACTGCTTTTGGCCGAGTCGAGGTGTGACAAGGTTCCCTCAGGTCTGAAACTGGCGAGTTCCTGTAACAAGTTTTGCTTCGATCCGGTGCTTCTCAGAGAAGTTTTATTCTCGAGGTCTCTGCGGGCATCAGCATCTGCATTCTCCGATGCGTTCCGAGcactatttttactacattTAGCTCCCatatttatctaaattGTTGAGTgatttgtgtgtataagGTAAAACTAAACTTATTTACGCAAAATTTTACACGATTattgtaaatgtgtaagtacTTAAGGTTAGAGTAAATACACACCTAGAcgtataaaataacttaataaacataatgaaaaaatatgaatttaaataaaaactgaTCAATACcttcttttaaattataaacaaaattaaaatttttaaaaaatattaatcagAGGGAATATGATACAATCAAATTAAGAGTGAGTTAAATCTGGTATTTTTAAGTACAAAAAGCTACTGTGATTAATatgagtaaatataaagaaTACAAAAAAGTACAGATACTTAGATTCTGAGAAAGAAGGAATGCATTTAAGGTTTTGAGGAGCTATAGCATGGGTGCGCATAAGTGCGCTTAGTATTAAAAAGTGGTTCGGAGGGATCATGGGCGAATCGAAACATTTGGGAAGTAAGTTTTACCTATATTTGCATCTAAGTTTAAGAAATAGGGTTTCGATCTGAAAGGGAAGGCATGAATTACATGTAAATCTGATGTTGGAATCCGCGAGGGGATAAACAGCCAAACAGGCAATACCTGAAACTGTCAGTTTAAAAAGTTTATTGAAAAGAGTGTAAAACTGTATATTTTGTATGAAAGTGGAGAATTGGCTGTTTAAACtgaataatttttttgtaGTGTCTGGGCTCCGCCATAATACCGTAGTCCCActtgtgtgtatttttacgtaaatatttattattataattttaattataacacTTATGTATAACTATTTCATGAATCGAGGCTTATTCGATCTCTAATCTCCATATCACTCAGTGTCTCCATATTACCATTAACCTTATCCAATTTCTGTCTCCgaatgatttattttatatatttataactagtttacatattttatgagTTGtcttttaaaaaataactttaTACTGGATGTGTGTTAGAGTTTTAagatttttattcttttctgTACACGGGCGTACAGAACATcacatttaaaacatagaCCAATTATTAGCCCTAGGATTGTTTATGTGATACCCCCATCcataattatttgtatttaattggttaaataaatataattattttaattaaacttAGAATAGACTCACCGTCcttaacacatttataagACAggtgaaaataatataaattaacagtTGTAGAATAAAACAAGGTCTGAAAGCAAGACTTAAgaattattttaaaaataataagttttttatttaaagtataatataaattctAAACAAAACTAGtgcaaaataataaagaataaagaGAATTCGTTAAAAAAGtgaagtaaaaataaaacattgggcacattaacaaataagttgtccagtagtagtagtaataataataacaataaaggattaaaaaaattaagtgtGCGTTTAAGcagttattttaatttcgAGTGGTGTGTTTAAGTTAAAAGGGTAATATTTGTGAACCTCAAAAAGGAATAAAGGTTTTTCcgtataaatataatatcaataaGTATAATATTAGAGTGTAAGTTAATTTACACTTGTTAGTGATATTTTTC is a window of Theileria orientalis strain Shintoku DNA, chromosome 2, complete genome DNA encoding:
- a CDS encoding uncharacterized protein (prefoldin domain containing protein): MNTYKEIMNDSKLTIKDKIIEKIQKKNMELLYSERTVKCDHCEIEEVLEKNRILESKYNETFDSLNKVRAIVLEVSEQLLEKEFRITHLEKNLHDSEKKVSQYEEKVNEMSERMCQLKTELKEENGILENQIRRMTEIIRDKDAKILAMNKDNSRAGLEMKEMKKKNTELMAQLETTCDNLNTIVRETNEREKMLNNLENELKNKQIERQKLYLNEINRNKRMFINIKAKENMMGQIIHDKNTKISDMSKEIRVLHDKLERISTAFSEIALNGYEDSKHVLAISNSTKSKVECTVSTPCDMKMLNGTAKITI
- a CDS encoding uncharacterized protein (protein of unknown function DUF544 family protein), encoding MESSSDDAFKVKWTRFKGHYVPFLLQNLEGQCPLICLSNILFLNRRLELPKGCKQIHFESLCTYISSALPDFNSEWVTSILVSLKKGLLFNCKFDSTKVYIESDAEQLFQTFGIPIKHGWIADPIAYGPLTRLNYDELLEKLTIYQCKIEEEKLKSYVEKDLNEESGESGREEKVIKEKEESRGDLEKEFEQMKLSEDHEEGVECVGKEAEDGREDKNDKRCNGAGDGHTGDDKKTEDERKVDEKKADEANLEGKREDDDFDDDTATMAMDFLDRYATQLTEYGIKVLKHEIPEKKLVALYRNNHFLVVTMHNGRIFALVTDSAFYDHQCVWESLENSEYFDENFNHYVPKETEVKKQSLLAKWKRAFKRKPRR
- a CDS encoding uncharacterized protein (thioredoxin-like fold domain containing protein) gives rise to the protein MLFLSKFRTNWLKLPSLSVLNTNRPIFLYLFSNRGHESPLFLNVFSESKNFANSVKNLGIDCYLSDVSNVPCSVIDKLEVTTVPVVLGLLNGKKLGEVLSNGSHDSLLKLCDKLRSFSNQSESEYSSNMRELVKDGNLKNLRANLSFVKTNMARETESDPALFKSVSEATIICQDDKRVNLRDLLRDLEKLDTILNTLEIRRLSGEYTQETSKDYLKELDGLANKYLPNTSDPNREDGMICTNGDSVKFLNIGELRTCHLMRVRILKLISVKHFLDKNVNESLKYALEAYKANVRNLQRDFVTPHEFSGCGSRDLLGSLFTLFDPNDESLLSARSEVENVMGPRLLGSFPVSTKPKGGVTRKRRGFGGRYIWQGMEYRPKKYKPKNIKRFLNEWRCVQDSNTPSFN
- a CDS encoding DnaJ protein; its protein translation is MSQFRETFTRGSKKDSVLSYDDFASRIFTSGFMLCFLLPITIYLFKKWFFGMRARIPQKYRLSDVHIESKKQPCAHCGCSICKKRRKEEDLNKLKFKDHLKLSRMLQVLVLAFFWWMVIYLIAAPNWDENLNKVDMCVKKSLYESLRPYECVGINPDDNIKKFDPFELLGLSTDATKKDIQKAYRHLSLKYHPDRNPNDPEMSAHFVLITKAYRTLTNDISRMNYAKYGNPDGPGMMKIGIGLPRFLIDENNQIVILSLFFLILLIVVPSLFLWYYRTQKNFTTTGVRVETLQLIYYSINENTRYKSFPEVYSCSTELLEVPYHSSQEAELRKYVYVAGDYKRKNVSAETFRNFILLICHLNRVDDLSPQLTKALKEILKYSMVVTQCMLDVAVVKGWLLTFRSALDFRRGILHGLSGRNLSLLQVPHFTEEEVNHVTRGKNSLKQVEQYVKSEEKRGLNNMTSAQRADVEEFCKYFPDVTLEVDVYVEDEDDIYQGDLMTVEIRLTRNNVKPGHLVGPIHAPQFPYVKYEQYYFLLTFPPAMNNITKDASGNYVQTKDHKGADHKDSEKEEREGKDWENNIFLNFSTTSSREHQIVEKMQLVAEKSGINTLCVTAVNDSYFGAEVSVLKKYNVLPLNVEKVSEGLKIHPEDLKLDEDQNPITKMLGELLTAESSDEEEVEVLE